The nucleotide window ACCCTGCATCCCCACAGGAACCATCATCATTTTCCTCCAGATTATCCTCTTTTCTGGGAAGTTACGACCCATACCATGTTGCGGTGGAGTTTGCTGTCACCCAACAGGTAAAAGCAGGTGTGAACATCATATCCACGGGTCAGGTACGGGGGGACATGGTGGAGATTTTCGCCCGGGAAATCACTGGAATGGTCTGGGAGGATGGAACATCCAAGATCAAAGGTAAAATACTCCCAATAAACCATTCAATCGGGGCAGAAGACATTAAAATTGCCTTAAAAACTGCAAGTGACATGTCTGAAGAGTTCAGGTCTGGTAAAAATGTTTTATCTGCGGGTAAATTCAATGAAGATGCCCGGGGTGTTAAAGGAATCATCACTGGTCCCACCACACTGGTCTTATCATCACGAATGGATGGATTCTACACCATTGAAAAACGTGATAAAGCGATCCTTGACATGGCACATGCCCTTAATCGTGAAGCTAAATACCTGGAAAAGGCCGGTGCAGCCATGATACAATTCGATGAACCATTCCTCTCCACTGGAATGGCAGATATCAAAACCGCCTACCATGCCATAGAAATAGCTTGTGATGGCTTGAATGTGCCCCTGGCCATGCATGCCTGTGGGGATGTAAGCCAGGTTTTGGGAGAACTCCTGAAATTCCCGGTGGACATAATTGACTGTGAATTTGCAGGAATAGAAAAAAACATTGAAATTCTCCAGAGCACTGATCTTAATGGTAAGAAGATTGGTTTTGGATGTGTGGACACCAAAAAAGAAAAGGTGGAAAGTCCAGAGGAAATTCGCACCTTACTGGAGAGGGGAGCAGAAATTATTGGAGCAGAAAACATGATTGTTGACCCAGACTGTGGAATGCGTATGCTGCCAGAAGAGGCAGCTTATCAAAAACTGAAAAACATGACGGAGGCAGCTGGATGGCTATCCTGATTAAAACATCCACCATAAAAAATGGATGGGAAACACTGGTTAAGAGGGTAATGCAGAAAGGTTCTGAA belongs to uncultured Methanobacterium sp. and includes:
- a CDS encoding methionine synthase; translation: MLTTVVGSYPASPQEPSSFSSRLSSFLGSYDPYHVAVEFAVTQQVKAGVNIISTGQVRGDMVEIFAREITGMVWEDGTSKIKGKILPINHSIGAEDIKIALKTASDMSEEFRSGKNVLSAGKFNEDARGVKGIITGPTTLVLSSRMDGFYTIEKRDKAILDMAHALNREAKYLEKAGAAMIQFDEPFLSTGMADIKTAYHAIEIACDGLNVPLAMHACGDVSQVLGELLKFPVDIIDCEFAGIEKNIEILQSTDLNGKKIGFGCVDTKKEKVESPEEIRTLLERGAEIIGAENMIVDPDCGMRMLPEEAAYQKLKNMTEAAGWLS